The Primulina eburnea isolate SZY01 chromosome 12, ASM2296580v1, whole genome shotgun sequence genome includes the window AAATGCTGGTCATGGGGTGCAACAAGATAAAATTGCTTAACCTGCTCAAAGGGTTAGCACGGACATTGTAACGATGGCTCGCTTCAATAAAACTTGATAAAATGAAGCTATTATCCTCTGTCAACTTTAAAACTGATGACAAGTAAGGTCAAAAAACTTTTGATTCAGTGAACTCCAAATTCAATATGACGGGACTCGGGAGTTATCAGCAGTTTAACCCAGAGAAAAGCACGGTACCATCAAATCGAATAATATACCTTTTCATGAATTTCCAGACTCCCAATACCCACTGTATCGATGTAGGAAGATTCCCTTTTCAAAACAAGTTGGGATATTCGACGGACCTGAAATTTGACAATTTCAAAATTAAGACTTCCCAAGGGTGATAGCTTACCTTTGCTCTTATACAATAAAAAGGACCAGTTAATTTTAAGCCAAAAGGCTGAACCTCCTTTGGCATTGTAGCTGAAAAGAGTAAAGTCTGCCTCTTGCGAGGCAAACAATCAACAATATTCTCCACATCCTTCCGAAACCCAAGGTCCAGCAAGCAATCAGCTTCATCAAGTATAAGCATCTGCAGTCCCATCAATCTCACAGAGAAGCTCGATTTGTTTTCAATGTGATCTAACAATCTACCAGGAGTGGCAACAATTATCTGCAAACATCACATCCTATTAAATATGCTCGCAACAGAACCTTTACTGCAATAATCAAATACTGTAAAATCATATATACACCTGACATAAATTGGATTCTAGGCGTTTTTGATCAACTTTAAACCGTGTCCCTCCAACTAGTGTTTGAACACCAACACCATCATGGTGCTTCAGGAGCACATTTGCTTCCGCACAGATTTGACTTGCAATTTCTCGAGTGGGGCACAAAACAAGGACATATATCGGGGGGACTCGCTGAATTTTGTTACCACTTGATGCCTTCAGAACTGTTTCAATAGCAGGAAGCTGTTTATGTTTAGCAAAGCAATAAGGCTAAAAACTAAGAACTGACTACGAATAAAGTTATAAATAAGAAGTCTTGTGACCCACCAAAAAGGCAATACTCTTTCCTGTTCCAGCCCTAGCTTTGACTAAAGCATCCTTCCCTGCTCCAAAGAAAGACCATGGATCATAAAAAGTAAGAAAACAAACAGTAATGATATTTATCCCAACAAAGAAAAAGATAGAAAGCTGTACAAAATCATATCACAGCATCTAAGCCTCAAGCAATgaagaaaaataataacaaaaagtGTCCTACAATAGCCATTGTATTTCCTCTAAATGAAGCGCGGGTTTAATGGAAACAGAACGGACTATAATAGGTCAGTTTTCATTATTCAAAACTAGCATAATCAAATAAAACAAAATCCTATTTGTAATCTTCTGATCTTGTACCTGACCACTATTAAGATCATGAGCGAACATAACAAGGGTATAGGGTGCTACCACCTACCTCCCTTCccaaatgaaaatattttaaattttatgcacaatttttctaaaaaagcaTACTTTATGCCCCAACTTGTAaaatccccccccccccccccccccccccaacccCTAAGACCCTgatatattttgaatttcatcACCCCTTATCTAAATGCAGAGCAATTTTTTAAACCACAACAATAGCAACATTATCAGAGCGACTTAGGAAGTTATTAAGTAAATAAAATATCGGTTTGCACAAAATATTCATCCTAAGAAATGTGGTTAAACCTACAAGATGGAGTGCGATGGTGGTGATTCCTGTTTTTTCCCCATTCAAACGACAAGCAAGAAAAATAGCAGATAGAAAGGGTAGAACACTAATACAATCTAACAATCCTGTATTAGATGactaattgaaaataatttcgaTTTAGTACTTGGACAATGTTCTAACAGAATTTGACACAATTATAAATGAATGTCACAGTGGAAATTGATAACCTTCAAGGACCACAGAAAGCGTAGCATCTTGCACTGCGGTCATTTGCACGTAACCAGCTTCAGTAAGTGCTCGTACGGTTAAAGGAGATATGCTACACTCATCGAACCTGAAGaagtattatattaataaaatatatttaacattttaacaacGGTACATTCCTTTGGACcgtcaaacgatcaaatttctcaaaactcaaaacatgaaacttctcaatctttgagttttctatgtCATATCCAAATCTCGAATCATTTGGGCTAATATTCGGACAATTATGTTAAAATCCATAACataattaccattttgcccttaaaattaattcattatttttcgaCTTATTTACGAAAATACCATcagaataaattgaatatttttcaacttatttaccaaaataccatcaaagctattttattCTCCGGGTCTCTCTACCttattaaattataatcaaCACCAATCCATTAAAATGTATCATACTTGATAAATAAAATCCAGCATACCTTTTAGAACTAAGAATTGATTCCTCTTCAATTTCTTCTCTTCCACCCCCCTGCGTACTCCTAGATCTGAACTCCTTTCGGATGACTTCGACTTGCTGAGATAAGTCATCCTCATCCTCGACAATATTCAATGGCAATctcttttttattttgatatcgTACTTCCCCAGTGCCGCACGAGTACCCACTATCCTTTCAGTTTGTCCCCCAATTCTTGGTTCTTCTTCATCCTCATAATCATCACTATCATCGTCCGATGAATCCATCACACCTCCTCGAAATTTTGACCATTTTTCAGCCCTCTTGCCACCAGAAGCTGCTTTATTATCCGAGCTGCCTTTGCCGATCGAATCAGCAGTTCTTGAAAAGGTTAACCTTTCTCTTATCCCATTTGCAGAACCTACAGAATAATAACGCctaaaattcaagaaatcacTGACATCCTTCATCATCCCACTTCTTGAAACTGTCACAGAACCAAAACCACCACACATTTGACTGGAACACTCCTTCCCAGAATCAGCTATTAAATCACTCCTCCGCTTCCTATAAGTACAAAAATATCTCGGTTTTGTTAAATTACCAGTCATAGTACTCGAATATACACTCTCACCACTCTTCTCAGCCACACTAAAACTAAAAGTCGATTTCCTTGAATCAATCAGCCCACCAGCCTTATTCACTGGAACTGGAATATCCAAAGGGCCGTCAGCTTCATTCCACAAATCCTCAGCACCTTCCTTCATGAATCGATCAGCGAGGGCCCGAATGTGATCTTTTGCAGATAACGGTCCATAACTGTGCTGGCTCCTATCAATTTGTTGCGGCCCTATCGATGGGTTTTCAGCAGGGGCTAGTTTGGCTCGGATTTCTGACCGAACTCGAGCTTGGTAAACTTGCTTCTCTTGATCGAGTAGGCGCTTCTCTTTCTCACGGGCTTTTTTCTCGTGCAAGCGTTTCCATTGCCACTTGTTGAGCCCGCCGGGGAAGGTACGTGGACCGCCACCCATCGAACGGAGGAAATTAATGCTCCGAGGAAAAGACTTGAAACGTTGATGGAGGGAAACGGAGCAAAAGTTCATGGTCGTGGTAGATCGGAGGAagagggtttagggttttaagAAACGTGTAAAAGGATTCCCTTAAAAGCTAATTCAACATTAAAAACCTAAATTAACTGACctaatattaaattataattaaacaaaagaaaattttattttccccCAACCCCGTTTCTTCCTCCAAGCTTTCTTTTTCTTAGGTGTTCTTCTTCAATCGATGGACACTAGGGTTTCTTTTAAGTTTTGGTCTGGTGTCGGTTGTAGTTTATATATTGTACCATATTATTGTTgggaattaaattatcaaagatCAAActaatttgagagaaaaatcaatCTATTCAATTCATAgattaatttataaaaagaaataaaaaactcTCAGATCCTCACAGCACTTTCAAAGCTTTCCTCTTCTTGGGATTAGGATTCCTCAACTGGGAATGAGATGATTTGAACAACGAGCTGAAGCTTTTATTTATAGAGGATATTCTGTACATGTTAATGGGTGTGAATGGAAGATGACAGCCATTGGAGAATCAACAATAGCTGCACCTACCGTTGAAGAAGTGGACCTTCTAGATGGTGGCTGGAGATTTGCAATTTGAATACTTCAATTCTCCCCCTCCAGCCATATCCAAAACAAGCATTCCAGCTATGTCTCTGCATAGCTCTAACTTTTCTCAAGTTACCACTTTTGTCAACATATCTGCTGGATTCTCCTTCGTATGAATCTTAACTAGTCTCAACAGTTGTCGATCCATAACTTCATGTATCCAATGATATCGAATATCAATATGCTTTGTACGGGAATGGTACATGGAGTTCTTGCTTAAGTCGAGAGCACTTTGACTGTCACAATGTACCTTGTATTCTTTCTGCTTGATTCCAAGTTGAAGATATCTCTTTAGCCACAACATTTCTTTCCCAGCTTCAGCGACAACAATATACTCTGCTTCTGTTGTGGATAAAGCAACACATTTCTGCAGTCGTGACTGCCATGAGACAGCTCCCCCCGCGAAAGTGTAGATATATCCTGAAGTAGATTTGCTACTATCAATATCTCCGGCCATATCTGCATCCGTATAGCCCTCCAATATTGGATCAACTCCCCCGTAACAAAGACATAATTTAGTAGTACCCTTTAGATACCTGAGAATCCACTTTACTGCCTCCCAATGCTGCTTCCCAGGGTTGGAGAGAAAACGACTCACCTTTCCCACTGCATGAGCAATATCTGGCCTTGTGCATACCATTGCATACATCAAACTTCCAACAGCTGAAGAATATGGTATTGATGACATTTCCCCGATCTCTTTCTTGGATAAAGGACATGCACTCTTGCTCATCTTGAAATGATTGGCAAGTGGAATGCTGACTGGTTTGGCGTTGTTCATGTTGAACCTCTCGAGCACACGTTCAATGTACTTCTCCTGAGATAACCATAACCATTGGTTGTTTCTGTCTCGAACAATCTGCATTCCCAAAATCTGTTGAGCTGGTCCTAAGTCTTTCATTTCAAAAAACTTAGAGAGTTCATTCTTCAACTGACTAATCTTCGTTGCATCCTTTCCCACGATCATAATATCGTCTACATAAAGTAGAAGAGCAACGAAACTCCCGTCTGAAAATTTCTGAATGTATACACACTCATCTGCAGCAGTTTTCTTACAGCCTTGACTTGCCATGCATGAatcaaacttcttgtaccactgccTTGGTGTCTGCTTTAGACCGTACAAGCTTTTCTTAAGCTTGCAAACGAGGTTATCACCTGAAACCTCAAAACCTTATGGCTGCTctatatagatttcttcttttAAATCTCCGTGAAGAAAAGCTGCCTTCACGTCCATCTGTTCAAGTTCCAAGTTCA containing:
- the LOC140807113 gene encoding probable DEAD-box ATP-dependent RNA helicase 48 — protein: MNFCSVSLHQRFKSFPRSINFLRSMGGGPRTFPGGLNKWQWKRLHEKKAREKEKRLLDQEKQVYQARVRSEIRAKLAPAENPSIGPQQIDRSQHSYGPLSAKDHIRALADRFMKEGAEDLWNEADGPLDIPVPVNKAGGLIDSRKSTFSFSVAEKSGESVYSSTMTGNLTKPRYFCTYRKRRSDLIADSGKECSSQMCGGFGSVTVSRSGMMKDVSDFLNFRRYYSVGSANGIRERLTFSRTADSIGKGSSDNKAASGGKRAEKWSKFRGGVMDSSDDDSDDYEDEEEPRIGGQTERIVGTRAALGKYDIKIKKRLPLNIVEDEDDLSQQVEVIRKEFRSRSTQGGGREEIEEESILSSKRFDECSISPLTVRALTEAGYVQMTAVQDATLSVVLEGKDALVKARAGTGKSIAFLLPAIETVLKASSGNKIQRVPPIYVLVLCPTREIASQICAEANVLLKHHDGVGVQTLVGGTRFKVDQKRLESNLCQIIVATPGRLLDHIENKSSFSVRLMGLQMLILDEADCLLDLGFRKDVENIVDCLPRKRQTLLFSATMPKEVRRISQLVLKRESSYIDTVGIGSLEIHEKVKQFYLVAPHDQHFHLVHHLLKHHTSQVLDYKVIVFCATAAVTSFLFSLLRELKLNVREIHSKKPSLYRTRISDEFKASKGLILITSDVSARGIHYPDVTLVIQVGIPPDRGQYIHRLGRTGRQGKEGEGFLLLAPWEQYFLDELKDLPIEKVDSPTLDPDMKVKIENSTEKIDASVKEAAYHAWLGYYNSINVIGRDKTTLVELANQFSASIGLQKPPALFRKTALKMGLKGISGIRIRK